CTGGCCCTGTTCACGTCCTACCGCAGGCTGAACACGGCTTACCAGCGCCTGAGCAGGGCTGGGCTCGGGTTTAAAGTGCTGAGGCAGGGCGAGGCTGGCCCGGGAGAGCTCCTTAAGCAGTTTCGCGACGATACCAGCTCGGTGCTCCTGGCTACGGGGTCGTTCTGGGAAGGGGTGGACGCTCCGGGAGAAACCCTCTCGCTTCTTGTGATGGACAAATTGCCCTTTCCCCTGCCGTCTGACCCTCTGGTCAAGGCCATGGTAGACCGGGCCAAGGCATACGAGAAAGACCCCTACGAACAGGTGATCCTGCCGCACATGCTCAGAGCCCTCCGCCAGGGAAGCGGCAGGCTGATCCGGCAGGCAAAGGACACGGGAGTAATAGCAGTTCTCGACGCCAGGGCGTGGAGAGAGAAATATCACGCTTTGGTAAAAGACCACCTGCCCGACGCCCCGTGGACTGCTTCCCTTGATGAGGTGCGAAGGTGGTTTAAAAAAGGAGCATCACATATCCGAAAGGAGGTTCGTAAAGGTCAACACCCCCGCTTTAAAGAAGCGGGGGCTTGCCCTGGCGGGGGCAGGGGTAACAGGCTGACTAGGCGGCTGTAATATACAGCAGGGGTCTGTGGGGCTACCGAATCACTTCCGGGTGTTTCGCCAGCCCGGATTATGTGAGGCAGAACCGCTTAATGCCATGCACGGCAAAGACCGTGCTAAGCCTCGCGGACAACGCCGAGGCGACAATCACTCCCGCAAGGGAGAAAGGAGTATCCCAATGGCAAACAAGCCAAACGAACAGCCGAGAGTGCCGGTCGTCAGTATGGATGGCAAACCCCTAATGCCTACCACTCCGGCCAGAGCGAGAAAGATGATGAGAGACGGTGTGGCCAAGCCCCGGAGAAACAAACTGGGGCTGTTCTTTATCCAGATGGCCAGGCCGGTGGGGGAGAAGACCCAGCCGATGGCGCTGGCGGTAGATCCCGGCGCCAAGTACGATGGCATGGCCGTAGCCTCACACGAGCAGATAGAACTGAAAGCGATGTTATTCTTGCCCGACGACGTGCCTAAAAAGATGGAAACCCGCCGGAACCTGCGCCGGGCAAGGCGCTACCGCAAGGCGCCCCGGAGGCCGAAAAGGTTCGACAACCGAAGGAAGAAGGGCTACTGGCTGGCCCCGACCCAGAGATCCAAAGTCGAGGCCCGGCTGAAGGTCGTCCGGGAGATCCGAAAGATCTACCCCATAAAACTCATCATCACCGAGGACGTGCGCTACAACCACTACAAATTCAGGGACGGCAAATACTTCTCCACGGTCGAAGTCGGCAAGACCCTCACCTACCGGGAGTACCGGAAGCTGGCCGAACTCCGGCTGGTCGAAGTCTCCGACACGGATGCCTGGCGGGAACAATTCGGCCTCAGAAAGCAGACGGACAAAAAGTGGGAGCAGGTCCTGGAGACCCACGCCAACGATGCGGTGGCGATGCTGATGGGTGTCGCCGGGTGCAAGGACAGCCCCTCGGCTCCCTTCTTCGTCTGGCGGAGACTGCGCTATGCCCGGCGGAGCCTCCACCGGCAGAACCCGCAGAAGGGTGGTGTCCGCCCCCGCTTCGGCGGCACCGCAAGCGGCGGCTTCTTCCGCAAGGGCGACTGGGTGGAAGCGGAGAAGGCAGGAAAAGTGTACCGCGGCTGGGTGTGCGGCCTGCCGACGGGAACGACAAACCTTGTGGGCATTGCAGATGCGGATGGGAAGAGGATAGGCCAGTTCACCCCAAAGAAGGTCAGGCTGCTGGCCAGGTCTACAGGATTTTCGTGGAAGGAGGGATCCGGCATTCCTCCCACCGCCTGAAGAGGCGGGGGACTCCTGCCGCAAATATGTTGATCACAATGCTGCCGTCTTTTTCGAGCCGGCGCACCAGCTCAAGGAATGACCTCCTGGCCTGACTCACGGTTACGGCTACCACAAATGGTCACCTCCTGTAGTCAATATTATGCGCCATTGCGGGTCAAAAGGCAAGCGGAGAAGGAAAACAGAAACCAAGAAAGGAGGTTTTAGCATTGCGCTCACAACCTTACGAAACCGTCTTTGAAGCGACCACCCGGTCCGGGAACTTCGCGGCCTCGGCGGTCTATTTCCCGGAGGACTTCGCGAGGCTTATGCCCGGAAAGGACTATGCGGACTACCTCCTCGAGCGCTGGCAGGTGCTCGAAAACCTGGCCGGTGAGGCTGTCCGGGTGGCGGAAGTGCCGTTCGACGCCGAAAGCTACCGGAAGTGGCTCAAGAAGTCGGGCCTCGCCGACGGCTCCGAGGCGAGGGGCCGGTGGGCCCTCCACGCGGCGGGCGACCCGAAGACCCTGGAGGGCCTGAGAAAGAAGCACCCGGTCCTGCCCGCGCCGCCGCTGGACGAGGCCACCGAGGCGCTGACCGTGTTTGTGATCGTCCCGGCCGTGGCGGAGACCCCGGAAGACGCCGAAAAGATTGCTTCCAGGATTCCCGAAGCCTGCGCCGTGCGGATCGCCCGGACCCTGGAGGCGATGTTCCCGGACGTTCCCCGGTACAGGCGCCTTTCGCCCCTGCGGTCCTTCGGCCTTAAGGCGGTGGCCGGAAACCTCCTGGTGCCCGCGCTCCTCTACCAGCAGGCAGCCGACCTGGCGGATGCGATGGTGCTCGCCGAGGCCCTTTCGGAGCCGGTTAAGGCCGACGTCCTAGAACTGCCGTGGGAGATGCGGGTCCCGGAAGACGAATTCGATTTCGACGCACCGCCCGCTGATGCCGGTGACGGCCTGGTAAACGTGGCCCTGTCGCTGTTTCCCGTGACCCTGGTGGGGGCAAGCCGGGAGGTGAAGTACGCGGCTCGGTCAGCGGACAAGAACGGCGCTCCCCCGCTGGCAAAGGCCGTGGCCCGGGCCCTGCAGGAGATAGGCGTAAAGTTTATCTCCCCCGAAATCCAGTTTCTCGTCCGCTCGGAGTGCACCATCGAGGACCTGCTCTGGGACTTTTACTTGAATTTTGGAGGAGATGCAGAAGAAAAGCCAGGCAAAAGAGAAGACCTGCCGGCAGCCGCAGGCTTCTTGAACTAGGCAGGCCTGCGCACCAATAGCGACATGGCTGAAAGGAGAGATGAACCTGAAGACCAAAAAGCAAGAGGTCAACCTGCTGACCCCGAGGACTTTCGCCAGAGAAGGAAGGCTCTTCAACCCGCCGCCCAGGGACAGGTTGATACGGAGCAGTAGTGCTATACTCATAAAAGCCGCCGGTGCCAGCGGTACCGCTGCAGAGCCCCGGGAGACGCGCGGCCCAGCAGTGGGTTACATCGTCTCCCGCAACGGCCCAGCGGTGTACATACCGGAAGAGCTGGCCGAAGCGCTTCTATCCCTCCCGCCTGAAGCGCAGGTGCTGGTAGCCGGTCTGTGCACGCTTTACCTGGACAGCGTGGATGAGGAAACGAGAAAGTACCATGAGAAACATACCGGCGACGTCCACGGCGTCATAAAAACGTCCGTTCGCAAGCTGGCGTCGGTAATGGGGCTGTCCTGCAATGGCAGAAACCACAAGATGCTGATAGACACGCTGCACACCCTGCATTTCCTGCACTTTAACAACGTGACGATAGGCTGGAACGGGGCAGAGAGAATAAAGA
The Clostridia bacterium genome window above contains:
- a CDS encoding RRXRR domain-containing protein — encoded protein: MANKPNEQPRVPVVSMDGKPLMPTTPARARKMMRDGVAKPRRNKLGLFFIQMARPVGEKTQPMALAVDPGAKYDGMAVASHEQIELKAMLFLPDDVPKKMETRRNLRRARRYRKAPRRPKRFDNRRKKGYWLAPTQRSKVEARLKVVREIRKIYPIKLIITEDVRYNHYKFRDGKYFSTVEVGKTLTYREYRKLAELRLVEVSDTDAWREQFGLRKQTDKKWEQVLETHANDAVAMLMGVAGCKDSPSAPFFVWRRLRYARRSLHRQNPQKGGVRPRFGGTASGGFFRKGDWVEAEKAGKVYRGWVCGLPTGTTNLVGIADADGKRIGQFTPKKVRLLARSTGFSWKEGSGIPPTA